A genomic window from Solanum stenotomum isolate F172 chromosome 10, ASM1918654v1, whole genome shotgun sequence includes:
- the LOC125843125 gene encoding glycine-rich protein DOT1-like: MAKSSRFFNIFFFILLSIGICLAARTLIGLDVGVGAKVGVYAGGGGGGAVAGEHGGYAGGSGSGEGGGGAPGGGYAGGGGGGSGGSGGGGSGGGVAAGGSGSGEGDGSGGGYGAGGAPSGGGGMEVVVEVVQHREELVERGAHGAVGGYGGGGGSGGGAGGSGAIAGGAHGSGEGAGSGGGYGAGGSQSGGYGGGGGHGGGGGGGSASGGAGGASGGGYGGGEGAGGGAGGYGGGGGGGAGGEGGGHAGGYG; this comes from the exons ATGGCGAAGAGTAGTAgattttttaacatatttttctttattttgttaagtATAGGAATATGCTTAGCTGCAAGAACCCTTATTGGTCTTGATGTTGGTGTGGGGGCAAAGGTTGGCGTCTATGCCGGTGGCGGTGGAGGTGGAGCTGTAGCTGGTGAACATGGTGGTTATGCCGGTGGAAGTGGTAGCGGTGAAGGTGGTGGAGGGGCACCAGGAGGTGGATATGCAGGTGGAGGTGGTGGAGGTAGTGGTGGCAGCGGCGGTGGTGGCAGCGGCGGTGGAGTTGCTGCTGGTGGATCTGGTTCAGGTGAAGGAGATGGAAGTGGTGGGGGATACGGTGCTGGTGGGGCGCCAAGCGGTGGAGGTGGCAtggaggtggtggtggaggtggttCAGCATCGGGAGGAGCTGGTGGAGC GCGGAGCTCATGGAGCTGTAGGAGGATATGGTGGTGGTGGCGGCAGTGGAGGTGGAGCCGGTGGTAGTGGAGCAATTGCTGGTGGTGCACATGGTTCAGGTGAAGGAGCAGGAAGTGGTGGCGGATATGGTGCTGGTGGATCACAAAGCGGTGGATATGGTGGTGGAGGTGGCCACggaggtggtggtggaggtggttCAGCATCAGGAGGAGCTGGTGGAGCATCAGGCGGTGGATACGGAGGTGGTGAAGGTGCTGGTGGTGGTGCAGGAGGATACGGTGGCGGTGGTGGAGGTGGAGCCGGCGGTGAAGGGGGTGGACATGCAGGTGGATATGGTTAA
- the LOC125878387 gene encoding glycine-rich cell wall structural protein 1.8-like — protein MAKSSTRVFNIVFFVLLSIGICSAARTLIGLDVGVGAKVGAYAGGGGGGSGGGSGSGVVAGDHGGYAGGSGSGEGGGSGYGAGGAPGGGYGGGGGGGSGGGGGGGSAGGAHGGGSGAGEGGGSGGGYGAGGASGGGYGGGGGQGGGGGGGGGTGSGGGYGGGAEHGGAYGGGGGGGTGSGGGYGGGVEHGGAYGGGGGGGTGSGGGYGGGVEHGGAYGGGGGGGSGSGGGYGAGGVPGGGYGGGEGGGSGGGYGGEGSLPGSGYGGGGGHGGGYGSGGAGGGGYGSGGGAGGGAGGAYGGGHAGGESGGGYGGGGGSGGGGGHGGYIP, from the exons ATGGCGAAGAGTAGTACTAGAGtttttaatatagttttctttgttttattgaGTATAGGAATATGTTCAGCTGCAAGAACACTCATCGGTCTTGATGTTGGTGTTGGGGCGAAAGTTGGTGCTTATgctggtggtggtggaggaggtTCTGGTGGAGGTAGTGGAAGTGGAGTTGTAGCTGGGGACCATGGTGGTTATGCTGGTGGAAGTGGTAGTGGTGAAGGTGGTGGAAGTGGATATGGTGCTGGAGGAGCACCAGGAGGTGGATACGGAGGTGGAGGTGGTGGAGGTAGTGGTGGTGGTGGCGGTGGTGGTAGTGCTGGTGGAGCACATGGTGGTGGATCTGGTGCAGGTGAAGGAGGAGGAAGTGGTGGTGGATATGGTGCTGGTGGGGCATCAGGCGGTGGATACGGTGGtggag GCGGACAaggaggtggtggtggaggtg gaggaggaacaGGAAGTGGTGGTGGATATGGTGGAGGCGCAGAACATGGAGGTGCAtatggtggtggtggaggaggaggAACAGGAAGTGGTGGTGGATACGGTGGAGGTGTAGAACATGGAGGTGCATAtggtggtggaggaggaggaggaacaGGAAGTGGTGGTGGATATGGTGGAGGTGTAGAACATGGAGGTGCATAtggtggtggaggaggaggTGGAAGTGGTAGTGGTGGTGGATATGGTGCGGGAGGGGTTCCAGGGGGCGGTTATGGAGGtggagaaggaggaggaagtGGTGGTGGCTATGGAGGAGAAGGAAGTTTACCTGGTAGTGGATATGGAGGGGGAGGTGGTCATGGAGGAGGTTATGGTTCAGGAGGAGCTGGTGGTGGTGGATATGGAAGCGGTGGAGGTGCAGGTGGTGGCGCAGGAGGAGCTTACGGAGGTGGACATGCTGGTGGTGAATCAGGAGGTGGATATGGAGGAGGTGGTGGAAGTGGTGGAGGAGGTGGCCATGGTGGCTACATTCCTTGA